The following are encoded together in the Chlorocebus sabaeus isolate Y175 chromosome 20, mChlSab1.0.hap1, whole genome shotgun sequence genome:
- the LOC103224089 gene encoding NBPF family member NBPF4, which translates to MVVSAGPWSSEKAEMNILEINEKLCPQLAEKKQQFRNIKEKFLVTQVAYFLANQQNKYKYEECKDLIKSMLRDELQFKAEKLAEQLKQAEELRQYKVLVHSQARELARLREKLREGREASRSLTQHLQALPTLDEPDKSQDLREQLAKGCRLAQHLVQKLSPEDDEDEDENDKAEEVDKVQEPPAPREAQKAEEKEVPEDSLEECVISCSNSHGPSNSNPSHRNTKITFEEDKVTSTLTVDGESSQDEWQHALNILPENRNDHEEEEGKAPVPPSHHDMSQSYQPCEGTFLALDEQKVYSAQDVASEHSNSKGEETPLGFPEKQLGLEEVKRQETIAPRLSREPLRVDKHEVPRELLDGCYLIASVLPDLTYSCQPYRRTLYSFEEKQVSLALVDKINRDQEELADQDPPCRRLRQKLLEVEEQEVPENSLDEVYLTPSVPHDLCDCHQAYSGTLYSLEDQFACSALDIASPTQAACPHGPWSGDIGHHLSEMQASQAQPEPRTLVPNSLQLQLDQGFDCGYGLARRGVSSTTCSFTANADPGKQWPFQELGSEPSLGMKNPSQLEGDALEGSTDNTHGHQVIGHIHASSVLKPKMIKRKLPFSRWRLACRFPGLQA; encoded by the exons ATGGTGGTATCTGCTGGCCCTTGGTCCAGTGAGAAGGCAGAGATGAACATTCTAGAAATCAATGAGAAATTGTGCCCCCAGCTGGCAGAGAAGAAACAGCAGTTCAgaaacataaaagagaaatttcttGTAACTCAAGTGGCCTACTTCCTGGCCAACCAGCAGAATAAATACA AGTATGAAGAGTGCAAAGACCTCATAAAATCTATGCTGAGGGATGAGCTGCAGTTCAAGGCGGAGAAGCTTGCAGAGCAGCTCAAGCAAGCTGAGGAGCTCAG GCAATATAAAGTCCTGGTTCACTCTCAGGCACGAGAGCTGGCCCGGTTAAGGGAGAAGTTACGGGAAGGGAGAGAAGCCTCCCGCTCATTGACTCAGCATCTCCAGGCCCTCCCCACTCTGGATGAGCCGGACAAGTCCCAGGACCTCCGAGAACAGCTGGCTAAGGGGTGTAGGCTGGCACAGCACCTTGTCCAAAAGCTCAGTCCAG aagatgatgaagatgaggATGAAAATGATAAAGCTGAGGAGGTCGATAAAGTACAGGAACCACCTGCCCCCAG AGAGGCGCAGAAGGCTGAAGAAAAGGAAGTCCCTGAAGACTCACTGGAGGAATGTGTCATCAGTTGTTCAAATAGCCACGGCCCTTCTAACTCCAACCCGTCTCACAGGAACACAAAAATCACATTTGAGGAAGACAAAGTCACCTCAACTCTGACTGTAGATGGTGAATCCTCTCAAGATGAATGGCAGCATGCTCTAAACATTCTCCCAG AAAATCGAAATGAtcatgaggaagaggaagggaaagcgCCAGTGCCCCCCAG TCACCATGATATGTCCCAATCTTACCAGCCTTGCGAAGGCACTTTCTTGGCACTGGACGAACAGAAAGTTTACTCTGCTCAGGATGTAGCCAGCGAACACTCCAATTCCAAAGGAGAGGAAACCCCACTTGGCTTCCCAG AAAAGCAACTTGGTCTTGAAGAGGTGAAAAGACAAGAAACGATTGCTCCCAG GCTCAGCAGGGAACCGCTGAGGGTGGACAAGCATGAAGTCCCCCGGGAGTTACTGGATGGATGTTATTTGATTGCTTCTGTTCTTCCTGACCTGACTTACTCCTGCCAGCCTTATAGGAGAACTTTGTATTCTTTTGAAGAAAAGCAAGTCAGCTTGGCTCTTGTAGACA AAATTAACAGGGATCAAGAGGAGCTAGCAGACCAAGACCCACCATGCCGCAG ACTGAGGCAGAAGCTGCTAGAGGTGGAGGAGCAGGAGGTCCCAGAGAACTCCCTGGATGAAGTTTACTTGACTCCTTCGGTTCCCCATGACCTGTGTGACTGCCACCAGGCTTATAGCGGCACCTTGTACTCACTGGAGGATCAGTTCGCCTGCTCTGCTCTAGATATAGCCT CTCCCACCCAGGCAGCTTGTCCCCACGGGCCTTGGAGTGGAGACATCGGCCACCACCTGTCAGAGATGCAGGCTTCACAGGCACAGCCGGAGCCGAGAACCCTGGTGCCCAATTCTTTGCAACTGCAGCTGGATCAAGGGTTTGACTGTGGCTATGGCTTAGCCAGGCGGGGCGTTTCCTCCACCACCTGCAGCTTCACAGCCAACGCTGATCCTGGGAAGCAATGGCCCTTCCAAG AGCTGGGTTCAGAGCCTTCCCTTGGAATGAAGAACCCTTCCCAGCTGGAAGGTGATGCTCTTGAAGGCTCAACCGACAACACACATGGACATCAAGTCATTGGCCACATTCATGCCTCAAGTGTCCTAAAACCGAAAATGATCAAAAGAAAACTGCCGTTCAGCAGGTGGAGACTGGCATGCAGATTCCCTGGCCTGCAAGCTTAG